GGCATCGTCCGCCGGGTGATGGAGGACTACTCGCGCCGCAGGCACGAGGAGGAGGGCTACGAGTTCGTCTACACCCCGCACGCCACGAAGGGGAAACTCTTCGAGACCTCGGGCCACCTGGACTGGTACGCGGACGGCATGTACCCGCCCATGCAGCTCGACGAGGGCGTGGACTACTACCTCAAGCCGATGAACTGTCCGATGCACAACCTGATCTTCGACGCGCGCGGCCGTTCGTACCGTGAACTGCCCCTGCGCCTCTTCGAGTTCGGGACCGTGTACCGGTACGAGAAGTCGGGCGTCGTGCACGGCCTGACCCGCGCCCGGGGCTTCACCCAGGACGACGCGCACATCTACTGCACGCGTGAGCAGATGGCGGAGGAGCTGGACAAGACGCTCACCTTCGTCCTCGGCCTGCTGCGGGACTACGGTCTGACCGACTTCTACCTGGAGCTGTCCACCAAGGACCCGGAGAAGTTCGTCGGCTCCGACGAGGTCTGGGAAGAGGCCACGGAGACGCTGCGGCAGGTGGCCGAGAAGCAGGGGCTGCCTCTCGTTCCCGACCCGGGCGGCGCCGCCTTCTACGGGCCGAAGATCTCCGTCCAGACGAAGGACGCGATCGGCCGGACCTGGCAGATGTCGACGGTCCAGCTGGACTTCAACCTGCCCGAGCGGTTCGACCTGGAGTACACCGGCCCCGACGGGTCGAAGCAGCGGCCGGTGATGATCCACCGCGCCCTGTTCGGCTCCATCGAGCGGTTCTTCGCGGTGCTGCTGGAGCACTACGCGGGCGCGTTCCCGGCGTGGTTGGCGCCGGTCCAGGCGGTCGGTATCCCGATCGGTGACGGGCACGTGGACTACCTGCAGAGGTTCGCCGCGGAGGCGAAGAAGCAGGGGCTGCGGGTCGAGGTGGACTCGTCGTCCGACCGTATGCAGAAGAAGATCCGCAACGCCCAGAAGCAGAAGGTGCCGTTCATGGTCATCGTCGGCGACGACGACATGAACGCCGACACGGTGTCCTTCCGCTACCGGGACGGTTCGCAGGAGAACGGCATCCCCTTCGCGGAGGCCATCGCGAAGATCGCGAAGGCCGTCGAGGAGCGGGTGCAGGTCTGACCGGAGACTGATCGGCAGCTGAAGGGGGCCTCGGGGAAGTCACTTCCCCGAGGCCCCCCTGTCGTCCCCGGGCCCGGCCCGCCCCGGCTCGTCCTCCCGTGAGAACACCTGTAGCAGCCACGACGAGAACGACCCCGTCACCGCGCCCAACAGGGCGAGTCCACAGGCCATCAGGCCCACCGCGACCACCCGGCCCACCGGGGTCACCGGAGCGACATCGCCGTACCCGACGGTCGCGAGCGTGGCGCAGGTCCACCACACGGCGTCGCCGAACGTCCGGATCGTCGCGCCGGGCGCGGCGCGCTCCTGCTGGTACACGGCCAGGGCGCCCGCGAACCCGAGCAGTGCCACCGACAGACCGGCGTACACGATCACGCGCGCGT
The DNA window shown above is from Streptomyces sp. NBC_01451 and carries:
- a CDS encoding potassium channel family protein, coding for MDDDSRTNRWERRTEVPLGVASLLFLAAYAVRVLALGLSGTGQALCLAVLLAAWAVFALDYTVRWRLSGAGARFVRTHWLDTLVLLLPLLRPLRVVRVYEAVLHRRGRTRLALHARVIVYAGLSVALLGFAGALAVYQQERAAPGATIRTFGDAVWWTCATLATVGYGDVAPVTPVGRVVAVGLMACGLALLGAVTGSFSSWLLQVFSREDEPGRAGPGDDRGASGK
- the thrS gene encoding threonine--tRNA ligase, producing the protein MSEVRVIIHRDSEREERVVATGTTAADLFAGERSIVAARVGGELKDLAYAVADGEEVEPVEISSEDGLNILRHSTAHVMAQAVQELFPEAKLGIGPPVKDGFYYDFDVEKPFTPEDLKVIEKKMQEIQKRGQRFSRRVVTDEAAREELASEPYKLELIGIKGSASTDDGADVEVGSGELTIYDNLDARTGDLCWKDLCRGPHLPTTRNIPAFKLMRNAAAYWRGSEKNPMLQRIYGTAWPTKEELKAHLDFLVEAEKRDHRKLGSELDLFSIPEQIGSGLAVFHPKGGIVRRVMEDYSRRRHEEEGYEFVYTPHATKGKLFETSGHLDWYADGMYPPMQLDEGVDYYLKPMNCPMHNLIFDARGRSYRELPLRLFEFGTVYRYEKSGVVHGLTRARGFTQDDAHIYCTREQMAEELDKTLTFVLGLLRDYGLTDFYLELSTKDPEKFVGSDEVWEEATETLRQVAEKQGLPLVPDPGGAAFYGPKISVQTKDAIGRTWQMSTVQLDFNLPERFDLEYTGPDGSKQRPVMIHRALFGSIERFFAVLLEHYAGAFPAWLAPVQAVGIPIGDGHVDYLQRFAAEAKKQGLRVEVDSSSDRMQKKIRNAQKQKVPFMVIVGDDDMNADTVSFRYRDGSQENGIPFAEAIAKIAKAVEERVQV